A window of Synergistaceae bacterium genomic DNA:
AATCAGCCAGAGCATACCTGCGGGTGAAGTTCTGCCGCTGGAGGCTACGGCTAAGGCACTGGGAATCTCAGTTACGCCGGTGCGTGAAGCGTTCGTGATTCTTGCGCGGGACGGACTGCTTGAGCTTGCGCAGAACAGAGGAGCAGTTGTTCTCGGGATGACGGCCAAGAACATACGGGAGCACTACCAGATTCGCGCGGCATTGGAGTCTGAGGCGTGCCGTCTTGTGTGCGAGAAGGGGGCTGACTTGTCGGAGATTGAACGCTGTACGAAGCATCTGGTGAGCCATGACGCGGAAAATTATTCTGACCTCAACCAGTCGTTTCACTATAACATATGGCTTGCGTCAGGGAACGGTCGGCTTGTGAACATGCTCAGTGAATTGTGGAACGGCTTATCTATGGGGCTTCGGACGAGCAGGGACGAATACGCGAGGGTTTCGCGTTCGGAGCACGAGGAGATATTTGCGATGCTGAAGGCCGGAGATGCAGAGAAAGCTGCGGGAGCAATGAGGGCGCATATACTCCGCAGCATGAACGATATGCTTACGCGTTACACAGAGCAGTAGCCAGACCGTCGAGGTACTTCACTGCGTCGCTCGTCTCAATCTCTCCCTTGTCGCAGAGTTCAGCGAGGCCGGGCACTATCGGAATCTCTGCGTCAATCTTTACGCCGGAAGCATTGTTACCGAAGATGTAATGTTTTTTCCCGCAGTCAGGGCACTCGAAATACGCCATGTTCTCGACGATGCCCAGAACAGGAATCTTCATGATTTCCGCCATCCTTAAGGCTTTGTGCACGATCATTCCCACGAGCTCCTGCGGTGTCGTAACAATGATTATCCCCTTAAGCGGCAGGGACTGGAACACAGTAAGCGGCACATCCCCCGTTCCTGGAGGCATGTCGACAAACATGAAGTCAGTGATTCCCCAGTCTACTTCCTCCCAGAACTGCTGGAGCACTCCGGCGAGTACAGGCCCGCGCCAGACTACGGGGTCTCCTTCGTCGGGAAGGCACAGGTTCATAGAGACTGCCTTAACGCCTCCTTTGCTGACTGCCGGCTGAATCATGTGCCCGTCAGACAGCAGGTGGTCTCTCAGCCCGAACATTCTCGGGATGCTCGGACCTGTTATGTCCGCATCGAGAATTGCCGCCTTCTTGCCCTTCTTAGCCATCGCGCAGGCCAAGAGCCCGGTAACTAGGGACTTCCCGACTCCTCCTTTGCCCGAGACAACGCCGATGACGTTCTTCACGCCCGGCTTCGGAGCGAAGAGCATAGACTCGGCCGTGCGTTCTCCGCAGCTTGAGCCGCAGTGTTCGCAGTCGTGGTTACATGCCATGATAACTATTCCCCCTCTGTAATCAGCTTCGACATTGCACGGACTGCAACGCGTATTCCCTTGTCAGTGTCGAAGTCGTCAGGTTCATTATACCCCGCCGCCTTGCGTTCCTGATTCCAGATTACGTTGAGGACGCTCCCGCAACGCACGCCCAACGCCGCCGCAACAACAAACAGCGTAGCAGACTCCATCTCGCTGCCGAGAACCCCGAGCCTCTTCCACGCCTCCCACTTGTTGAGGAGTTCATAGCTCACAGGCATTCGTGAAGGGTTGTGCTGTCCGTAGAATGAGTCTTTGCACTGGACTATTCCCGTGTGCCAGCGTTCGCCGAGTTCGCGCGCTGAGTCAACAAGTGCACGCACCAGCGAAAAGTCCGCCGCCGCAGGGTACTCTATCGGTGCGTACTCCCTGCCTGTCCCGTCGTAACGTACCGCCGCCGTCGGAATAATTACGTCCGAAGCCTTCACCTTCATGTTGATTCCCCCGCAAGTCCCGACGCGGATGAAGGTTGTTACTCCGAGCGCGGAAAGCTCCTCCATCGCGATGGCCGCACTCGGCCCGCCGATGCCCGTTGAAGTTACGCAGACTTTTTCGCCCTCAAGAGTTCCTGCCCACGTGGTATATTCACGGTTGCTGGCGACAAAGTAAGGCTCGCTGAAATACTGCGCTATCTTCTCGCACCTGCCCTGATCTCCGGGAAGAATGCAGTAACGGCCGACATCTTCTGTGTCTAACGCTATGTGATACTGTCTCATGATGGCCTCCTTAAAGCATAAGCATAATCATTCGTGTAACCATCGCCGCAACCCACGCCACCGCACACTGCCACACCACGACACCGAACGCCCATTTACCGCCGAGCTCACGCCTAATTGACGCGACGGCCGCAACGCAGGGAGTGTAGAGCAGGCTGAACACCAGCAGGGACGCGGCTGACACGGAGGAGATTGCGGAGCTGACGTTGTCGCCGAATAGGACTTCAAGCGTCGAGACTACGGACTCCTTCGCCATGAAGCCGCTGATTAATGATGTGCAGATTCGCCAGTCGCCAAGACCGACAGGACGCATCAGCGGAACGAGCAATCCCGAAACGTAAGCAAGTATGCTGGTGTCGGGGTTCTCCGCAAGCCTGAAGTGAAGGTCGAAGCTCTGCAGGAACCACACAACCACCGTCGCAACGAATATCACGGAGAACGCGCGCTGAATGAAGTCTTTAGCCTTCTCCCACATGAGCATCAAAACATTCTTTGCGGCGGGCATCCTGTAATTCGGGAGCTCCATAACGAACGGTACAGCTTCTCCCTTGAACAGCGTCTCCTTGTAGAGCAGGGCAACAAGAATCCCGACAACGATTCCCAGAAGGTACAGGCCGGTCATTATCAGTCCGCCGTGCTTGGGGAAGAATGCACTGACGAAGAATGCATAGATCGGGAGCTTGGCCGTACAGCTCATGAATGGTGTAAGAAGAATGGTCATCCTGCGGTCACGTTCGCTGGGGAGGGTTCGCGTTGACATTACGGCAGGGACTGTGCACCCGAAACCTATAAGCATAGGCACGATGCTCCTGCCCGACAGCCCTATCTTCCTTAA
This region includes:
- a CDS encoding P-loop NTPase, whose product is MACNHDCEHCGSSCGERTAESMLFAPKPGVKNVIGVVSGKGGVGKSLVTGLLACAMAKKGKKAAILDADITGPSIPRMFGLRDHLLSDGHMIQPAVSKGGVKAVSMNLCLPDEGDPVVWRGPVLAGVLQQFWEEVDWGITDFMFVDMPPGTGDVPLTVFQSLPLKGIIIVTTPQELVGMIVHKALRMAEIMKIPVLGIVENMAYFECPDCGKKHYIFGNNASGVKIDAEIPIVPGLAELCDKGEIETSDAVKYLDGLATALCNA
- the udp gene encoding uridine phosphorylase, with amino-acid sequence MRQYHIALDTEDVGRYCILPGDQGRCEKIAQYFSEPYFVASNREYTTWAGTLEGEKVCVTSTGIGGPSAAIAMEELSALGVTTFIRVGTCGGINMKVKASDVIIPTAAVRYDGTGREYAPIEYPAAADFSLVRALVDSARELGERWHTGIVQCKDSFYGQHNPSRMPVSYELLNKWEAWKRLGVLGSEMESATLFVVAAALGVRCGSVLNVIWNQERKAAGYNEPDDFDTDKGIRVAVRAMSKLITEGE
- a CDS encoding GntR family transcriptional regulator, producing the protein MLNVRPVKLLPVREQAAASLREAIISQSIPAGEVLPLEATAKALGISVTPVREAFVILARDGLLELAQNRGAVVLGMTAKNIREHYQIRAALESEACRLVCEKGADLSEIERCTKHLVSHDAENYSDLNQSFHYNIWLASGNGRLVNMLSELWNGLSMGLRTSRDEYARVSRSEHEEIFAMLKAGDAEKAAGAMRAHILRSMNDMLTRYTEQ